A genome region from Zootoca vivipara chromosome 11, rZooViv1.1, whole genome shotgun sequence includes the following:
- the ZNF131 gene encoding zinc finger protein 131: protein MEAEETMECIQEFPEHYKVMLDRLNEQREQDQFTDITLIVDGHHFKAHKAVLAACSQFFYKFFQDFTQEPLVEIEGVSNMAFRHLIEFTYTAKLMVQGEEEASDVWKAAEYLQMLEAIKALEIRNKENLFPPESDQAEDRSIAKKRKIAETSNVITETLPCAESEPVEIEVEIAEGAIDDEENNVEALEEVASAEQSIKYIQTTGTSDESALALLADITSKFRHGERKSEIQEECDDGSDPTGKQVEGIEIMELQLSHVNNLFHCEKCNRTFKLFYHFKEHMKTHSTETYKCDLCNKRYLRESALKQHLTCYHLDEGGANKKQRPGKKIHVCQYCDKQFDHFGHFKEHLRKHTGEKPFECPNCRERFARNSTLKCHLTACQSSAGAKKGRKKLYECQVCNSIFNSWDQFKDHLVIHTGDKPNHCTLCDVWFMQGSELRRHLQEIHNITERLVTEDILPVDSDPVASMTIIEQVEQVHVLPVIQVQVDPAQVTVEQVHPDLIQNNQVKGEQIAELQEQVEISYLEVEHIQTEQSAEVHMEELDVEHVNQLQMEEVQAQLIEETDIEQAESGHVDQGELEANPPVQAEEVEAHTADHEESDDLKTQPIVDMQEEKVET from the exons ATGGAAGCTGAAGAGACGATGGAATGCATTCAGGAATTTCCAGAACATTACAAAGTAATGTTGGACAGATTGAATGAACAGCGGGAGCAGGATCAATTCACAGACATCACTTTGATTGTGGATG gTCACCATTTTAAAGCCCATAAAGCTGTTCTTGCTGCCTGTAGCCAGTTTTTCTACAAATTCTTCCAAGACTTCACTCAGGAGCCTCTAGTAGAGATAGAAG GTGTAAGTAACATGGCATTTCGTCACTTAATTGAGTTCACATACACCGCCAAGTTGATGGTCCAAGGGGAAGAGGAAGCAAGTGATGTCTGGAAAGCAGCAGAGTATCTTCAGATGCTGGAAGCCATTAAAGCACTTGAAATCAG GAACAAAGAAAATTTGTTCCCGCCCGAATCGGATCAGGCAGAAGATAGGAGTATAGCCAAAAAGAGGAAGATAGCAGAGACCTCCAACGTTATTACTGAAACACTGCCCTGCGCAGAATCTGAGCCTGTTGAAATTGAGGTGGAGATTGCAGAAGGGGCTATTGACGATGAAGAAAATAACGTTGAAGCACTTGAGGAGGTAGCTTCTGCTGAACAGTCGATAAAGTACATACAAACCACGGGTACATCAGATGAGTCTGCTTTGGCCCTCCTGGCAGATATTACCAGCAAGTTCCGCCATGGGGAGAGGAAAAGTGAAATTCAGGAAGAGTGTGACGATGGATCTGATCCAACGGGCAAACAGGTGGAAGGCATTGAGATAATGGAACTTCAGTTGTCGCACGTCAACAACCTTTTCCACTGTGAAAAGTGCAACCGTACATTTAAGTTGTTTTACCACTTTAAGGAGCACATGAAAACGCACTCCACAGAAACTTACAAGTGTGACCTATGCAACAAAAGGTACCTGCGCGAGAGTGCATTGAAGCAGCACCTTACCTGTTACCACCTTGATGAAGGTGGTGCAAACAAGAAACAGAGACCTGGCAAAAAAATACACGTCTGTCAGTACTGCGATAAGCAATTTGACCACTTTGGACATTTCAAAGAGCACCTTCGGAAACACACAG GTGAAAAACCATTTGAGTGTCCAAACTGCCGCGAACGTTTTGCTCGAAACAGCACACTCAAATGCCACCTGACAGCATGCCAGTCCAGCGCTGGTGCTAAAAAGGGACGGAAGAAACTTTATGAATGTCAG GTCTGCAACAGTATATTTAACAGCTGGGATCAATTCAAGGATCACTTGGTAATACACACAGGTGACAAGCCCAACCACTGTACCTTATGTGACGTGTGGTTTATGCAAGGCAGTGAACTGCGGAGGCACCTGCAAGAAATTCATAACATCACAGAACGGCTTGTGACCGAGGACATTCTTCCAGTGGACAGCGACCCAGTGGCGTCCATGACTATCATAGAGCAAGTGGAACAAGTCCATGTCTTGCCCGTAATTCAGGTCCAGGTGGATCCAGCACAAGTGACTGTAGAGCAGGTGCATCCGGATTTGATACAGAATAATCAAGTAAAAGGTGAACAAATAGCGGAGCTACAAGAGCAGGTGGAGATAAGCTACTTAGAGGTGGAGCACATTCAGACTGAGCAAAGTGCTGAAGTGCACATGGAGGAGCTAGACGTGGAGCATGTGAACCAGTTACAAATGGAAGAGGTTCAGGCGCAGCTTATAGAGGAAACTGATATAGAGCAAGCAGAATCGGGACATGTGGATCAAGGAGAGCTGGAAGCAAACCCGCCTGTTCAGGCAGAGGAGGTGGAAGCACACACAGCAGATCATGAAGAATCTGATGATTTAAAAACTCAGCCAATAGTGGATATGCAAGAGGAAAAGGTGGAGACCTAG